One Pleurocapsa sp. PCC 7327 DNA segment encodes these proteins:
- a CDS encoding 16S rRNA (cytosine(967)-C(5))-methyltransferase translates to MPTPRQLAFDALHAIYRRGAYTDVALDRVLRQTNPSGADRALVTELVYGIVRRQRSLDALIDQLGKKKASQQPPNLRIILQIGLYQLRYLSHIPASAAVDTSVELAKKNGLKSLSGVVNGLLRQYERLAAQGSDPLELPTDPVQRLGIAYSFPDWIIQLWLAQFGVAETEKLCEWFNRPPEIDLRVNILKTTIDEVATALADAGITVSRVPYLPQALRLIGGARSIQQLPGFQEGWWTVQDSSAQLVAHLLDPQPGEVVIDACAAPGGKTTHIAELMGDRGTIWACDRVESRLRKLQENIQRLQLQSIQICTGDSRQFSQFRQRGDRVLLDAPCSGLGTLHRRPDIRWRQTPEKIAQLSRLQEELLTQTATWVKSGGTLVYVTCTLNSLENETVVRAFCDRHPDWQIQPPSPDSPAVPFTTSEGWIKVLPHLHQMDGFFMVKLKKK, encoded by the coding sequence ATGCCAACTCCGCGTCAACTGGCTTTTGATGCTCTCCATGCTATTTATCGACGGGGAGCTTATACAGATGTTGCTCTAGATCGCGTCTTGCGCCAAACTAACCCTAGCGGTGCCGATCGCGCTTTGGTTACAGAATTAGTTTATGGTATCGTCCGCCGACAGCGATCGCTCGATGCTTTAATCGACCAACTCGGCAAAAAGAAAGCCTCTCAACAACCGCCAAATTTACGCATTATTCTCCAGATCGGTTTATACCAGTTACGCTACCTCAGTCACATTCCCGCTTCTGCCGCTGTCGATACCAGCGTAGAATTAGCCAAAAAAAACGGATTAAAATCGCTGTCTGGCGTAGTTAACGGACTTTTGCGCCAATACGAACGTCTAGCGGCCCAAGGTAGCGATCCTCTAGAATTGCCTACAGATCCCGTTCAACGACTGGGAATCGCCTACAGCTTTCCCGACTGGATTATCCAGCTTTGGCTAGCGCAATTCGGAGTTGCAGAAACGGAAAAGTTATGCGAGTGGTTTAATCGACCTCCTGAGATCGACTTGCGGGTCAACATTCTCAAAACGACTATCGATGAAGTCGCAACTGCCTTGGCTGATGCTGGCATTACTGTCTCTCGCGTTCCCTACTTACCGCAGGCGTTAAGATTAATAGGAGGAGCGCGATCGATTCAACAATTACCCGGTTTTCAGGAGGGATGGTGGACGGTGCAAGATAGTAGCGCCCAGTTAGTCGCCCATTTGCTCGATCCCCAACCCGGAGAAGTCGTCATCGATGCCTGTGCCGCACCGGGAGGCAAAACAACCCATATTGCCGAACTGATGGGCGATCGCGGTACGATCTGGGCGTGCGATCGCGTCGAATCTCGCTTGCGCAAACTTCAAGAAAATATCCAACGCTTGCAACTCCAATCGATTCAAATTTGCACGGGCGACAGTCGTCAGTTTTCCCAATTTAGGCAAAGGGGCGATCGCGTTTTGCTAGATGCTCCCTGTTCTGGACTGGGAACGCTGCACAGGCGACCTGACATTCGTTGGCGACAAACCCCAGAAAAGATCGCTCAACTGTCTCGCCTACAAGAAGAACTGTTAACGCAAACAGCCACCTGGGTAAAATCTGGAGGTACATTAGTATATGTAACTTGTACGCTCAATTCCCTAGAAAACGAAACAGTAGTACGAGCTTTTTGCGATCGCCATCCCGATTGGCAAATTCAACCGCCATCTCCCGACTCTCCCGCCGTCCCCTTTACAACCAGCGAAGGATGGATTAAAGTTTTACCTCACCTACATCAGATGGATGGTTTTTTTATGGTGAAGTTGAAGAAAAAATAA
- the dps gene encoding DNA starvation/stationary phase protection protein Dps, translating into MATTQVTQTGKSALSTRFYPTRIDLSADIRKSVVEILNQTLAATLDLKTQVKQAHWNVKGMHFYQLHELFDELATELEGYVDLVAERVTALGATAMGTARIAAAQSILPEYPYDIVDGAEHVTALAERYAQYAAHLRGAIDKTDELGDADTADLYTEISRDIDKRLWFLEAHLVKKGDVVG; encoded by the coding sequence ATGGCGACAACACAAGTAACTCAAACGGGCAAATCTGCATTGTCTACACGTTTCTATCCGACTCGCATCGATTTATCGGCTGACATTCGCAAGTCAGTAGTAGAAATTCTCAATCAAACCCTGGCTGCCACGTTGGATCTTAAAACCCAAGTCAAACAAGCTCACTGGAATGTTAAGGGCATGCACTTCTACCAATTGCACGAGCTATTTGACGAACTAGCTACCGAGTTGGAAGGGTATGTAGATCTGGTTGCCGAACGAGTTACCGCGCTTGGCGCTACGGCGATGGGAACGGCTCGCATTGCCGCAGCACAGTCCATCCTACCAGAATACCCTTATGATATTGTAGATGGCGCAGAGCATGTAACAGCCTTAGCAGAACGTTACGCTCAATATGCCGCTCACCTTCGGGGGGCAATCGACAAAACTGACGAGCTGGGAGATGCAGACACCGCCGATCTTTACACCGAAATTTCCCGCGACATCGACAAGCGCTTGTGGTTCCTAGAAGCTCACTTAGTTAAAAAAGGGGATGTAGTCGGCTAA
- a CDS encoding TerB family tellurite resistance protein: MKKDVDAKQLLKILVGVAWLDGIIQPEERNYLRRMAANTGIADDPEIQSLLSELKPVKPAECYQWLEDYVGKNPSQKDYYGLLEAISALIYSDGDIPTQEAKLLTKVQLLDPSSESPKSTGDKVLKTIQKLYRKAISEHA, from the coding sequence ATGAAAAAAGACGTGGACGCAAAACAACTCCTAAAAATTTTGGTTGGTGTTGCTTGGCTAGACGGCATCATTCAACCAGAAGAACGAAACTATTTACGCCGCATGGCAGCCAACACTGGAATAGCTGATGACCCAGAAATTCAATCGCTTTTATCCGAACTCAAACCCGTAAAACCAGCAGAATGTTACCAGTGGCTAGAGGACTATGTAGGCAAAAATCCTTCTCAGAAGGATTATTATGGATTGTTAGAAGCCATTAGCGCTCTAATTTACAGCGATGGCGATATTCCAACGCAAGAAGCTAAATTGCTAACTAAAGTACAGCTTCTCGATCCGTCTAGCGAATCTCCCAAATCGACTGGTGACAAAGTTCTTAAAACCATTCAAAAACTATATCGAAAAGCTATTAGCGAGCATGCTTGA